Genomic DNA from Dioscorea cayenensis subsp. rotundata cultivar TDr96_F1 chromosome 1, TDr96_F1_v2_PseudoChromosome.rev07_lg8_w22 25.fasta, whole genome shotgun sequence:
TATAACGTTTTAGGAAAGGAAATTGTACATGAATAATTCAATTGAAAGGTAGACAAAAATCACTTAACGTCTAGGATATGGGTAAATATAACACTGCTTTTGAATTCATTTTGTCCATAAAAGAGCCAAATAAAACCACTAATAAAATtgaagacaaaaaataaaataatattctacTACAACCCCATCACTTTGCATGGCTTAAAAGACAACTGCTTGCAGGTCAAGCCAAGGTTCCCATGTTGTCTAACAATATGATTAGTTCAAACAATCATGATATTGAAAAAAACCCAAAACTCACTCTTACACCATTCAAATGCAGTTGCAGGCCTTTTCTCCAgcattatattaataaaagcaCCAGCCCTAAAGCAATAATTCTTCTagaattaaagtaaaaaaaagtacCTTACCATTAAAGCAGAACATGTTAACAGGTTCTTTAAACCTAGAAAATTGAGTCTAATATTGTTGGCAAACTAAACACTAGCTTTTCAAGCTTGATGGGTAAAAGATGAACCAAAAGCAGAATGGTCTGTAACCTTTATATCTTTAGTCTGCTAATAGGTATCAGGCCAGGGatttatgcaaaataaatagaaagaagcAACAATACTAACAGAGAAGTCCAAATGTTGACTGAATAAAGAGCCATCATGCTTATACAGGGGAATAATGTAAACTTAAGATGTGACTGGAATTAATAAgcctttaaaaaaattctcaaactcCACTTGTATAATTCACACACAATTCTTTATGTTGCTTACAATATGATCTAGAAGATTATGATCATACTTTTCAGAAGAAAGAGGATAGcagaagaaatgaaaagaaagcaaataaaaatgacTGCACAAAACACATACAGCTAATttcaagtaaatgataaattTCTTATACAATTCAACAAGGTAAGTATGCCACATAAGACGACTAAGAAAAACCCATATTAAGAGCATGGAATATTGTCTGATCTGGCAAGCCTTTCATGATCCGCTACAACCCTAATTTGATATGCTTGCCATGGAGAACAAGGGGTAGTGAAGGTGAAGCCTTGACAAGGCAGCAAGAACATCTGGCTTGCGTGCGTTGGGATGCACTGTAACAACAGTTTGTGGAAGAGACAATATCATAATTAGTGTTATTGCTACCTACTTTCAACATTGATGCAGAAAATCACTTATTGTTGTTCTAAACTCTAACGATTATGGCCTTCTACTTTCTCAAtggtaaaaattattaaaatattctcTTAAATAGCATCATATTTGGGACTTACATGCTCCCTGAGATATGAACAATCCAAAACAAGCAAATGATTCAAAACCAGGGAATTACTATGGTATGGCATGTTTCTTGTAAAATTTAACAGCCATTCCACAAGAACCTTTTTAAAAAAGAGACTTATCAATAATTTTGTCACAGAGCTTCTGGCTCAGAAGTATTTAAACAGTTTTATGCGAACATACTGTGTTGCTGTTGAAGGACGTCCTCTATTGAGccttaaaacaaataatatcaTCATTAAAGTGGTCCCAATTGTCTGTACTCATAAAAATCCCCACAATTCAAATCAACAAgccaaaagattaaaaaaaaaacatacttaaAGTACAACTAGAAAAAGCATCCATCCCTACACTCAATTCCAACAATGCACGCTTTCCAATTTgctacaaaatttatattttactttCAATAGATCAATAGATAATGACTGATTTTTAGCTCATGCTTAAACAGAATGAATAAGACTGCACATCATTAACATCATAAAACTACACAAGCCACCCTCATAGGCTCAGAGCAAAAACTTCTTTGTATTTATATACACTATTTTATTATTGCCAGAGAAAGAGATGCATATATTGATTCAAATGCAAGTATCTAATTCCATCCTATCATTCAAACATTTGTCGACACAAAACATCGTAAAACACACTAGAACAAACTTGTGAAACAGTCTATTTATTCTAATCCCCAAAGAGATTCAACCATCTCTCAAAAGTAAATAACACCATCCATCTCCATAATCATACTTCCATACAAAGATTTCAGTCTCAacttcaataaaaaagaaaattttccacGTTCCATGtcaacatgcacaaaaaaaaccTCCCAAATTCAGGCTCAACTACGATCAATCActaaaataaatgcaaaatatcCATAATTAGTTAGCACATAAActccaattaaagaaaaaaaaaaccaatcaaaaGAGAGATGAACAAACCTGGCGATTAAGAGTGGTAGGATCGTGACGAGCCCAGAAGACATCAAGAAGGCGATCATAGTGGCAGAGTTGGGGGTCGAAGTGGACGCGGACGACCTCGGCGTGGAGAGTAGAGCCAGTACAGATGTCGGAGTAGGTGGGGCGGTGGAGATGGCCCTGGCTATATCCAACCTCGGTGCGAGCAACGCCGGAGACGCGCTGGAAGGCGAGCTCGGCGCCCCAGAAGCAGCCGGCGCCAAACTGGGCCAGGAGAAGCCCCGGAGCAGGGAGGTCCTCATCGAGGTCTTGGGCGGGGGAGGAGCTGACActcgccgccgccgccgccggcgGCGAGGTGGAAACGCCGCAGTTCCAGAGGGCGAGGCCGAGCCTTCCAAGCCATTCCATGGCGTGCGAAGGTTGAGTTTTCTTCGAAGAGAAGCCACTCgcggttttttttattttttatttttagtttttttttttaatttaaacaaaaaaatttgaaagttttTCACTTGCTACTCCTGAAAATAGAGAAATCACTTGCTATCCTGCTTTCCAAGTATTATTTATCACCCGTTTTCATTTGAGTGAAGCGGTCCACACTATGAGACGACGTTCACTAGATTTTCTGGGTAGGGATGGGCATGGAGCAGGGTGGGGACGGGGAGTATCTAGGGGCAGAGCCAGAAATTCTAGGGTAGGGGGCgaattataataaaagaataattaataaaatatttataaatttttgttttaaaaatttatttatgtgttaatttgtagtttaatttataaaaaaatcaagcctaacaataaaaatttttacaaaaaaacttagttaaaaaaatataatttttatatttttgtgtaaactaatttataaaaaaactaaaaaaactaaaaacatagatttttttgaaataaaaaaatatatataccacatagagtaatttataaattatcaatagattaaataataagtttttttaaaaatatttttttaaaaaaattattatgtttaagaagataagtataaaaatatataaaaaaatttatatttaaaaaaatctaaaagaaagaaatagagagaaagagatatttttttaaaaaaatatttttttaaaaaatttaaaaaccctaCGTACTAAAAGGGGAGAGGAGGAGGAAACTatagagaaaatgaaaaaaatgaaagtaaaaaactctaaaaaaatagagaaaaaaactaaaaaaataaaaataaatttaaaaaaaccctaaataataaaaagagtaaaaaggGGAAGGGAGGAGGGAAAACGAAAGAGAAGTAAAAAGAGTAGTAAAGAGAAAGGAGGGGAAACAAGAGAGAGAAGTAAAAGGGAGGAAGGaggggaagaagaggagagagaTGCATAGAAGTAGTATAAAGGAGAGAGAGGAGAAAAAGAGGGGGTGGAGAGAAAAGAGAGGGGTGAAAGGAGGGGTGGCGGGGGTTCGCTGGCGACAGGGGCGGCGCCCCGCCCCTCCCCTCCGCCCATGGGAGTATCTCTCGacttattgttttcattttgggtGGGGATTTTTCATCCCCGCTCCAGTTGGGGAATCGGGGAAGAAGAAGCCCCCCGCACgggatccccacggggatcCCCATGGGAGCGGGGATTCTCACCCCGGCCtccaaacacaatttttttaaaaaaaaacaatccactaatcTAATGTTTAAATTCATGAACTTAGAATTTTAGATACCAATTAAGActcatctttattaataacaaacatattattatattatatattttctaatttttattttaacacatttctttcaaaaatccaataatctaaggaaaaaaatttattaaattagatattaattgaGACTAATCATTACTAATAaccaatattttattatattatttttttattttattttttttatttcaacaaatatattgttatatatatatatataaaacatttcGAGGCGGGGACTCCGCAGGGCGGGAAGATCACTCCCCACCCCCACCCCGCTACAATAATCGGGGAATTTTATTCCCCCACCCCAACCCCTGCGGAGGAGAAAACCGGGGATTTTTTGCCCCAAATGGAATCTCCGCTAGGGACTCGGATTCCCCATCCCATGCCCATCCCTACTTCTGAGTGtcagaaatgaaaataattcataCGCTCCACCCCTATGATTAgtgaaattcaatttttttaatagataagTTGATTTTATGATATTACATTGTGGATATCATTGACTTACTGTGACTTCCTTTCCTTAAGTCTTATTGACTTTCTCttcttatatgtttttttgtatttcatctCTGATGACactcattttgtttgttttttgtgtatttgttttttccgatttttttatttgttatagttgtttttttttttatttttttcacatatctTATATGTGTTCCCTAGTTTTAATAAACTagtatttatccattttaaatatatatatatattttataaatatattttaataaatttcatttaaaatatatttatgaaaaatcatttatataaaagaaGTCTTAATTCTCTATGTTCCCTCCGAACCGTACTAGATGACCACCACATTGTTATAGCTCTAggttatatttatgttttttttttaatgcaaatgtGCATGTATTATTGTCATTATCTAATGCAAATATTAGTTTTGAAATTGGTTGAGATCTAATAACATATACGTTATGAATCTTTATATGAAACAATATAgtacttatttatttgaattaattaaaattacaaaaccaAGTATATATGTAATacagtgttttctttttaaaaaaataatttaaagaaatcattaactaATTTTTACGTTGCATACAACCGGCGGTTTCAAATAAGAATgattatattgttaataaattttcaaacaagtctttttctctaatttggtcTAATAATTAGCTTTTAATTgggttttaatttttacttaatGCCTGGTATGGTGTTCCCTTGGAACCAGATAAGCTTCATTAGCGTCGCCCATTTGTAAGGTTCTGATTGGAGCGCTGTATAACGACTTTTCAAATTCCCGCCAACTATTTAATTAACGGTCAAATGTCCCTTGCGCTTCTATGGATTAGTCTTATTATAAATTGAGAAGAAGAATAGCAACAGAACTTTGTCTATTGAAATTTTACACAGATCAGAgctcaagtatataaaattaatatcattttttttctttgtttttcttgttatttatctTGAAGAAtgaatttgtatataaatagtTTCTTTCTAACTGGTTTTGCAGGGGAAATCACAATGAAAGAAAGGTGTAAACCTTGCAAGGAATTTGAGGTGCATTTCTATTGGAATCATTTCAAGCTGGAAGGAATGAGTTTTATTAAGGTTATGGATTTCAGTTTCTCTCAAGGAATGGTATGCAGATAACATAGCTCATAAATCTACATGTTatatgagtgtatatatatatatatatggcattgAAAGTGATAAGAGTAATACTTGCTCTGCAGTTAATCCCAGGGAAGTTTGAGAAGTCCAAATGGTAATTTATGGAGTGTGAAATTGGAGAAAGTTTCAGGGAGTTTGATGGTGAAGGATGGTTGGAAGGAATTTGTTGATGAACACTATGTAGAAGAAAATGATGTTCTTGTTTTCAAATATGATGGAAATTCATGTTTTGATGTATTGATATTTGATCAAAGTGGATGCGAGAAGGAGGCTTCGTATTTTGTGAGACGATCGAATCCACTCGAAGAGCATGAAATGAAGAAAGAATTCAATAAAACAGGCACCCCTGATGTTCAGAAAAATGGAACAAATGGGAAGAGGAGAAACACAGAATGCGGTAACATTTTCATTCACATAGTTTATTTGCTTCAGTTATTTTTTGGTTGATGTAATAACAATAATCATTcgattgttttgttttacttgcTAAATAGAACCAGGCTCATCGAAAATGAAGTATTATGTCAAAATTGTTTCAAAAAGGAGACAAATAAGCAcagaagaagaagcaagagcGTTACAATTAGCAGAAGCCTATGAAACAGTCAATCCTTCTTTTATAACAATTATGCAACCATCACATATCTCTAAGCCATATTTCATGGTATACAAAGATTAATTTCTGCATTTTATAATTAAGCACTTGTCATTATTTGAAA
This window encodes:
- the LOC120261406 gene encoding peptide methionine sulfoxide reductase A4, chloroplastic-like codes for the protein MEWLGRLGLALWNCGVSTSPPAAAAASVSSSPAQDLDEDLPAPGLLLAQFGAGCFWGAELAFQRVSGVARTEVGYSQGHLHRPTYSDICTGSTLHAEVVRVHFDPQLCHYDRLLDVFWARHDPTTLNRQGNDVGTQYRSGIYFYNPEQEKMAKESLERHQKFLNRKIVTEILPAKKFYKAEEYHQQYLEKGGRFGLKQSAEKGCNDLIRCYG
- the LOC120262161 gene encoding B3 domain-containing protein Os12g0592300-like — encoded protein: MPGEITMKERCKPCKEFEVHFYWNHFKLEGMSFIKVMDFSFSQGMGSLRSPNGNLWSVKLEKVSGSLMVKDGWKEFVDEHYVEENDVLVFKYDGNSCFDVLIFDQSGCEKEASYFVRRSNPLEEHEMKKEFNKTGTPDVQKNGTNGKRRNTECEPGSSKMKYYVKIVSKRRQISTEEEARALQLAEAYETVNPSFITIMQPSHISKPYFMTVPCHFASLHMNRRKQTVILRIQKKKKEWHVKFHCNRSWGFRGQQWQSFVFDNNMEEGDVCVFELISTNSEFIKLDVHIFRVVARVTSLSIPR